A single genomic interval of Juglans regia cultivar Chandler chromosome 1, Walnut 2.0, whole genome shotgun sequence harbors:
- the LOC109001286 gene encoding uncharacterized protein LOC109001286 translates to MAADQRRKRLLGASIRGSSSRQKHRLKRTDLGLPQNGSNMQSHISLEWDGNQKRVVAKREQIGISWRDVKTFSNSVLCHQNTLADVFPIPQEILKLENLTEVLSYEVWQSHLSENERNFLVGLLPRGSEPQQVVQALLAGDNFHFGNPFLKWGASLCSGSLHPDAVLHREHCLKAEKKTYYLKLQKYHNDMIGYLLKLKERCESCKDPEKEIVQKIWKSIDGLEKRIPSHGNESIFPDPEDDFTATSESCSGAADDKVCSSDNQNSSLMKHAELLKRVSEKGFTKDEGKNLWIASDDVLNLGAKAGIGDKLHGHNIHSSDGAKYMSYFKISKKQHELVKNMKQSGKSIQSSSLNRVLGNIDSFHVQPYEVFVEEEQKKLHQHWLQLATKVLPVAIADWREKWFRRWLMANSLEQEMKDKLKPLMQDDDNKNLENMLQDQKENKLINNVSTVEDDEESVLGSPRNQESVPGSPHNHESVPVSPWSQESVPVLPRDQESVPVSPQNQSPQQIYSLSCGHEVDTMAMESENNHIMPKSDTGPRDETEYSGNLNTADIVTSQGASLTSGKNVWPSVSMPQSYNDSTASHEFTVAALEHSRVNDLQRAHSIDLESDLHVEETGKDFLHRQSGECSFSSYPSQDQNELLQSLFKSQGIVSYHQEQKQKGLAFQPPNNLTMENGQFPGNFQEQPQQSLPLEQDQKRQNGVYMQRNGSGNMYSDGVRYSIPRQEHMAPVTLQDWTVNSISMPAPLQSGLNGEELLSQNWYSGEHQVHGGWTGSDGVSFQSQSIGSGSGADQSIIDVITHCNQLRPTGPYDSVGSTEQFTALRNYGIVGGVTPRINNVLPQASHPLDYLSGREAGISMIPDDMGWMNLPHQSSVLHDPMGKPYLRSWNN, encoded by the exons ATGGCGGCTGACCAGCGGAGAAAACGATTACTTGGTGCAAGCATTAGAGGTTCCAGTTCTAGGCAGAAGCATAGATTGAAAAGGACGGATTTAGGATTGCCACAAAATGGCTCAAACATGCAATCTCATATTTCTCTTGAGTGGGATGGCAATCAAAAAAGGGTTGTTGCTAAAAGGGAACAAATTGGCATAAGCTGGAGAGATGTGAAGACATTTAGTAATTCTGTTCTTTGTCATCAGAACACCTTAGCAGATGTTTTTCCTATTCCTCAAGAAATCTTGAAGTTAGAAAATTTGACAGAGGTTCTTTCGTATGAg GTTTGGCAGAGTCATCTATcagagaatgagagaaactTTCTTGTGGGGCTTCTACCTCGAGGATCAGAGCCACAACAAGTTGTGCAGGCATTGCTTGCTGGGGATAACTTTCACTTTGGAAATCCGTTTCTCAAATG GGGTGCTTCACTTTGTTCTGGTAGTCTACATCCCGATGCAGTGCTTCATCGGGAACATTGTTTAAAGGCTGAGAAGAAAACATATTACTTGAAGTTACAGAAGTATCATAATGA tatgataggataCTTACTGAAGTTGAAAGAGAGATGTGAAAGCTGCAAGGATCCAGAGAAGGAAATTGTGCAGAAAATATGGAA GTCAATAGACGGATTGGAGAAAAGAATACCCTCACATGGAAATGAGTCCATATTTCCTGATCCTGAGGACGATTTCACAGCTACATCTGAATCTTGTTCTGGGGCAGCTGACGACAAAGTATGTAGTAGTGATAACCAGAACTCTTCATTGATGAAGCATGCTGAACTTCTAAAAAG GGTGTCTGAGAAAGGCTTCACGAAAGATGAAGGTAAAAATCTATGGATTGCTTCAGATGATGTGCTTAATTTAGGAGCAAAAGCTGGAATTGGAGACAAGCTACACGGGCATAATATCCACAGTAGTGATGGTGCgaaatatatgtcatatttcaaG ATTAGTAAGAAGCAACATGAACTTGTCAAGAATATGAAGCAGTCTGGTAAGAGCATCCAGTCCAGCTCTCTTAATCGTGTTTTGGGCAATATTGATAGTTTTCATGTACAACCATATGAAGTATTTGTGGAAGAAGAGCAGAAGAAACTGCATCAGCACTG GTTACAACTGGCAACCAAAGTTCTCCCGGTGGCAATTGCTGACTGGAGAGAGAAATGGTTTCGAAGATGGCTAATGGCTAATTCTTTGGaacaagaaatgaaagataagCTAAAACCTCTAATGCAG GATGATGATAACAAGAACCTTGAGAACATGCTTCAGGAtcagaaggaaaataaattgataaacaaTGTATCTACTGTGGAAGATGATGAAGAGTCTGTTCTTGGCTCGCCACGGAATCAAGAGTCTGTTCCTGGCTCCCCGCATAATCATGAGTCTGTTCCTGTGTCGCCATGGAGTCAAGAATCTGTTCCTGTTTTGCCACGGGATCAAGAGTCTGTTCCTGTCTCCCCACAGAATCAGTCTCCACAGCAGATTTATTCTCTCAGTTGTGGCCATGAGGTCGATACCATGGCCATGGAGTCCGAGAACAATCATATCATGCCAAAGTCAGATACTGGTCCTAGAGATGAAACCGAATACTCAGGGAATTTGAACACTGCAGACATTGTAACCAGTCAGGGAGCGTCTCTTACTTCTGGAAAAAATGTTTGGCCATCTGTTAGCATGCCCCAATCTTACAATGATTCTACTGCAAGCCATGAATTCACAGTGGCAGCACTTGAACATTCACGAGTTAATGACCTACAACGGGCCCACTCAATTGATCTAGAATCTGATTTGCATGTAGAAGAGACTGGGAAAGATTTTTTACACAGGCAATCAGGTGAATGTTCCTTCAGTTCTTATCCAAGCCAAGACCAAAATGAGTTACTTCAATCTCTCTTTAAGAGCCAAGGGATAGTATCCTACCATCAGGAGCAGAAACAGAAAGGTTTAGCATTCCAGCCACCAAACAATTTGACGATGGAAAATGGTCAGTTTCCTGGGAATTTCCAGGAGCAGCCACAGCAGTCACTGCCACTGGAGCAGGATCAGAAGAGACAGAACGGGGTTTATATGCAAAGAAATGGCTCAGGGAACATGTACTCTGATGGAGTTAGATACTCGATCCCAAGGCAAGAACACATGGCACCGGTGACTCTGCAGGATTGGACTGTCAATAGCATTAGTATGCCAGCACCTCTCCAATCTGGCTTAAATGGCGAGGAATTGTTGAGTCAGAACTGGTATTCTGGTGAGCATCAAGTTCATGGTGGGTGGACTGGTTCAGATGGAGTTAGTTTCCAGAGTCAGAGCATTGGAAGTGGAAGTGGTGCAGATCAGAGTATAATTGACGTTATAACTCATTGTAACCAATTACGTCCAACTGGCCCTTATGATTCAGTAGGATCCACCGAGCAGTTCACTGCATTGAGGAACTATGGAATTGTGGGTGGGGTTACTCCCAGGATCAACAATGTTCTACCACAAGCATCGCATCCACTAGACTACTTGAGCGGGCGTGAAGCAGGAATTTCCATGATCCCTGATGATATGGGATGGATGAACTTGCCACATCAGAGTTCTGTTTTACATGATCCAATGGGGAAACCGTACTTGAGGTCGTGGAACAATTAA
- the LOC109001287 gene encoding cytochrome b-c1 complex subunit Rieske-4, mitochondrial-like produces the protein MLRVAARRLSSLSPSSSWRPNQAASVLLPRDLFFNGGYSSSCDEPRSDGFVYAPFFSRPGLFHIPFRGFASESLTPTKENSIVLDVPATVAAVKNPTSKIVYDEYNHERFPPGDPSKRAFAYFVLTGGRFVYASVIRLLILKFVLSMSASKDVLAMASLEVDLASIEPGSTVTVKWRGKPVFIRRRTEDDIKLANSVDVGSLRDPQPDSERVKNPEWLIVVGVCTHLGCIPLPNAGDFGGWFCPCHGSHYDISGRIRKGPAPYNLEVPTYTFLEENKLMIG, from the exons ATGTTGAGGGTTGCAGCAAGGAGGCTGTCTTCTCTGTCTCCGTCGTCGTCATGGAGGCCCAACCAGGCGGCCTCGGTCCTACTTCCCCGTGATTTATTCTTTAACGGCGGTTATTCCTCGTCGTGTGATGAGCCCAGATCTGACGGCTTCGTCTACGCCCCCTTTTTCTCCAGACCTGGCCTATTTCACATCCCCTTCAGAG GATTTGCTTCCGAGTCCCTCACCCCAACAAAGGAAAACAGCATAGTCCTGGACGTTCCTGCAACTGTGGCAGCTGTTAAGAACCCTACTTCAAAGATAGTTTATGATGAGTACAACCATGAACGTTTCCCTCCAGGCGACCCCAGCAAGCGGGCATTTGCCTATTTTGTTCTGACTGGTGGTAGGTTTGTTTATGCCTCGGTGATTCGCCTCCTTATCCTCAAGTTTGTGTTGAGCATGTCAGCCAGTAAGGATGTTCTTGCAATGGCCTCGCTTGAGGTTGATCTCGCTAGTATTGAGCCGGGCTCTACTGTGACGGTTAAGTGGCGTGGAAAGCCAGTCTTCATCAGGCGTCGAACTGAGGATGATATAAAGCTGGCAaatagtgttgatgttggatcTCTTCGAGATCCACAACCGGACTCAGAGAGGGTTAAGAATCCTGAATGGCTTATCGTTGTTGGAGTCTGCACACATCTGGGTTGCATTCCCTTGCCAAATGCCGGTGACTTTGGTGGATGGTTCTGCCCATGCCATGGTTCCCATTATGACATCTCTGGCAGGATTCGTAAGGGGCCAGCACCATACAATTTGGAGGTCCCAACGTACACCTTTTTGGAAGAGAACAAGTTAATGATTGGTTGA